In one window of Rhodanobacter sp. FDAARGOS 1247 DNA:
- a CDS encoding helix-turn-helix domain-containing protein, translated as MKDDKTPAPLAYSPLDAARRLGVGRSTIYELIKSGELEVSKLGTRTLIHADSCERVLEKSRVKSGSRA; from the coding sequence ATGAAAGACGACAAGACCCCTGCACCGCTGGCGTACTCCCCGCTGGACGCAGCGCGCCGTCTCGGCGTAGGCCGCTCCACCATCTACGAACTTATCAAGTCCGGCGAGCTGGAAGTCAGCAAGCTCGGCACCCGCACTTTGATCCATGCCGATTCCTGCGAGCGCGTGCTTGAGAAGTCTCGCGTGAAGTCGGGCAGCCGCGCGTGA